A DNA window from Patagioenas fasciata isolate bPatFas1 chromosome 1, bPatFas1.hap1, whole genome shotgun sequence contains the following coding sequences:
- the ALG11 gene encoding LOW QUALITY PROTEIN: GDP-Man:Man(3)GlcNAc(2)-PP-Dol alpha-1,2-mannosyltransferase (The sequence of the model RefSeq protein was modified relative to this genomic sequence to represent the inferred CDS: inserted 1 base in 1 codon), whose protein sequence is MCGWSRPHPAGNGQFRRKGXAALSKMVAGGLCLCGLIRLLCSLLIPALFLSGILCVCLVVLLWGIRLWIQQRKKQSTSAGTDGKRPLLVAFFHPYCNAGGGGERVLWCAIRTLQKKYRNVTCVVYTGDKDATGEEIVEGAFRRFNIKLPHPVKFVFLEKRYLVEASLYPHFTLLGQSLGSVFLGWEALLKCVPDIYIDSMGYAFTLPLFKYLGGCRVGCYIHYPTISTDMLSIVRNQDTRFNNAAFITNNPLLTKFKLVYYYFFAFMYGLVGSCSDVIMVNSSWTLNHILSLWRAGACTSVVYPPCDVQTFLDIPLEEKKSTTEYSIVSVSQFRPEKDHPLQIRAFAKLLKEKRLGQKPSLKLILIGGCRNQQDKERVDNLKRLCVELGVSNDVTFRINIPFEELKTHLAEATIGLHTMWNEHFGIGVVECMAAGTIILAHNSGGPKLDIVVPYEGHITGFLAENEDNYAETMAYILSLSPEKRLEIRENARRSVHRFSDQHFEETFLLSVDPLFK, encoded by the exons ATGTGCGGTTGGTCCCGCCCCCACCCAGCCGGCAACGGCCAGTTCCGGCGGAAAG TTGCGGCGCTGTCCAAGATGGTGGCGGGAGGGTTGTGTCTGTGTGGGCTGATCAG ATTGCTGTGCTCATTGTTAATCCCTGCATTATTTCTAAGTGGAATTTTGTGTGTCTGCCTGGTGGTACTACTGTGGGGAATACGGCTCTGGatacaacaaaggaaaaaacagtcGACCTCAGCAGGAACAGATGGGAAGCGGCCGTTGCTGGTTGCATTTTTTCATCCTTATTGCAATGCAGGTGGTGGAGGGGAGAGAGTCTTGTGGTGTGCCATAAGGACGCTCCAAAAAAA GTACAGAAATGTAACGTGTGTTGTTTACACTGGTGATAAAGATGCCACTGGGGAAGAAATAGTAGAAGGTGCTTTCAGAAGATTCAATATAAAATTACCTCATCCCGTGAAGTTTGTATTTCTAGAAAAACGCTACCTTGTGGAAGCTTCTCTTTACCCTCACTTCACTTTGCTGGGACAAAGTTTAGGATCAGTGTTTCTGGGCTGGGAGGCTCTTCTGAAGTGTGTTCCTGATATTTATATTGACTCAATGGGTTATGCCTTCACGCTTCCCCTCTTCAAATATTTAGGAGGCTGTCGTGTTGGATGCTACATCCATTATCCCACTATCAGCACTGACATGCTCTCTATTGTTAGGAATCAGGATACCAGGTTTAACAATGCAGCCTTCATTACAAACAATCCTCTTCTCACCAAATTTAAACTTGTCTACTACTACTTCTTTGCTTTCATGTACGGCTTGGTTGGATCCTGCAGTGATGTGATTATGGTTAATTCTTCTTGGACGCTGAATCACATCCTTTCCCTCTGGAGAGCTGGTGCTTGCACTAGTGTTGTCTATCCACCCTGCGATGTTCAGACCTTCCTTGATATTCCACTGGAAGAGAAGAAGAGCACCACTGAATATTCCATTGTTTCGGTCAGCCAGTTCCGGCCTGAAAAAGATCATCCTTTGCAAATCCGAGCCTTTGCTAAATTGCTGAAGGAGAAGAGGCTTGGGCAGAAGCCATCATTGAAGCTTATCTTAATTGGAGGCTGTCGTAACCAGCAAGATAAAGAGCGTGTGGATAACCTTAAACGTCTTTGTGTAGAGTTGGGAGTTAGTAATGACGTGACATTCAGAATAAACATTCCTTTTGAGGAGCTAAAGACACACCTGGCTGAGGCCACCATCGGCCTGCACACGATGTGGAATGAGCACTTCGGGATCG GAGTAGTTGAATGTATGGCAGCTGGCACCATTATCCTGGCTCACAATTCTGGAGGCCCCAAATTAGATATTGTGGTACCCTACGAAGGACATATTACAGGCTTCCTTGCAGAAAATGAGGACAATTACGCTGAGACAATGGCTTATATCCTGTCTTTGTCTCCTGAAAAAAGGTTAGAGATCAGAGAAAATGCTCGTCGATCTGTGCACAGGTTTTCTGACCAGCATTTCGAAGAGACATTCCTGTTATCTGTGGACccattatttaaataa